ATGAGATTGTCCAAGCGCTCTGGCACCAGGATTTTGCCGCGCTGGCCAATCCAGACGTAGTTTGGATTGTCTACGGCGTGATGTTTGTGACGCTGTTTCTGGAAAATGGTTTATTACCCGCCTCTTTCCTGCCGGGTGACAGCCTGCTGCTGTTGGCCGGGGCGATGGTTGCCAAAGGTGTGATGGATTTTGTCCCGACCATGTTAATTCTGACCACTGCCGCCAGCCTCGGCTGCTGGCTGAGCTACCTTCAGGGGCGCTGGCTGGGTAACACCAAGATTGTAAAAAGCTGGCTGATGCATCTGCCCGCACAATATCACCAGCGCGCCTGGCAGCTGTTTAACCGTCACGGTTTGATGGCATTGCTGGTGGGGCGTTTTCTGGCGTTTGTTCGTACCCTGCTGCCAACCATGGCGGGCATTTCGGGTTTACAGAATGGTCGCTTTCAGTTTTTTAACTGGCTGAGTGGCTGGTTGTGGGTCTGTATCGTGGTGGCGTTCGGTTATGGCATCAGTCAGGTACCGTTTATCAAACGCCATGAAGATCAGGTGATGGCGATTCTGATGCTGTTGCCGGTGGTGTTGTTGTTCGTTGGCCTGGCGGGCAGCATCCTGGTGATCTGGAAAAAAAGACGCCCGAAGGCGTCATAGCAGCTGCGCGGCGTCAGCGGGAGAGTCAAACACCGTCTGACGCACGCGGCTCGCCTCCTCTCCCGGCGTCACGCCGAAATAGCGTTTAAACTCGCGGGAAAACTGCGAAGGGCTTTCATAACCGACACGTACCGCCGCTGCGCTGGCACGCATCCCATCCTGTAACATCAGCAGGCGCGCCTGATGCAGGCGATAGCGCTTCAGATACTGCAACGGCGAGGTTTGCGTCACGGCTTTAAAGTTGTGGTGGAACGCCGATACACTCATGTTCACCTCTGCCGCCAGCGTCTCCACGCTGAGGTTCTCACTGAAATGACTCTCGATACGGCGTAACGCGCGGGCGATCTGGCTGAACTGCGTCTGACGGCTAATCAATGACAGCAACGCCCCACCGCACGGCCCGGTCAGCACGTAGTAGATAATTTCGCGCACGATTTGCGGCCCGAGCACGCGCGCATCGCGCGGTTTTCGCATCACATCCAGCAAACGTTCTGCGGCGCAGAGCATCTCTTCACTGAGAAAAGCGGAATGAATACCGGACGTTTGTGGCTGGGGCTGGAAATCCTCATCGTCGCCAATCTCCATCAACAAATCCTGTAGGCTGGCGTTATCGACGGTCAGGCACATCCCCGCCAGCGGTTCTTCAGGCGTGGCTTCGGTTTCACACTCCACCGGCAACGGTACGGTAAGCATCAAATATTTGGTGGCGTCGTAGTGAAACACCGTGCTGCCGAGATAACCGGTTTTACGCCCCTGGAACAGGATGACAATACCCGGCTGATACATCATCGGCGTGCGCGGCAACGGCTCATCGGCGTAGATAAGGCGCACATTATCCAGCTGGCATAGCGGCTGGCTACCGGGTTTCATCAGCGCAATCACTTGCCGGGCCAGTTGGCGGCAAAGAGAGTCATAAGGCATGGCATTTTCTCACGCAGCAAAAAATGCAGTGTGCCGCACTGCGGGCGAAAGCTCCAGTCGACTGGAGAATCAGGCAAGATTCCGGCAGAAACAGACAGCACAAAAATGCCGCAGAGTTGCCACAATGAATCCGGGGCTAAGGTTTGTTGACTAGACTTAACCTCAGTGTTTCCGGTGAGTCACTGCGACAAATAAGGAGCAACTATGGCAGACCAACCACTGATTAAACTGCACGACGGCAA
The DNA window shown above is from Pantoea sp. At-9b and carries:
- a CDS encoding DedA family protein, whose product is MGVLHEIVQALWHQDFAALANPDVVWIVYGVMFVTLFLENGLLPASFLPGDSLLLLAGAMVAKGVMDFVPTMLILTTAASLGCWLSYLQGRWLGNTKIVKSWLMHLPAQYHQRAWQLFNRHGLMALLVGRFLAFVRTLLPTMAGISGLQNGRFQFFNWLSGWLWVCIVVAFGYGISQVPFIKRHEDQVMAILMLLPVVLLFVGLAGSILVIWKKRRPKAS
- a CDS encoding AraC family transcriptional regulator, which gives rise to MPYDSLCRQLARQVIALMKPGSQPLCQLDNVRLIYADEPLPRTPMMYQPGIVILFQGRKTGYLGSTVFHYDATKYLMLTVPLPVECETEATPEEPLAGMCLTVDNASLQDLLMEIGDDEDFQPQPQTSGIHSAFLSEEMLCAAERLLDVMRKPRDARVLGPQIVREIIYYVLTGPCGGALLSLISRQTQFSQIARALRRIESHFSENLSVETLAAEVNMSVSAFHHNFKAVTQTSPLQYLKRYRLHQARLLMLQDGMRASAAAVRVGYESPSQFSREFKRYFGVTPGEEASRVRQTVFDSPADAAQLL